The DNA region gggtaccattgtggtgtactcatccCCTTTCCtgtacatgtttttcgtgtgcagatccaggtacgagctatcagccttggggttagcgcgtgctgctgattctaggagacttcaaggtacttttgcttgcgtccgcagatcttcggagtccccttctactctctcatctagagactttctttattatcttcagacttttgtataaagctacatagattatagcagttgtgacttagtgatattccgggtcttgggaaattagACGTCCGTATTTAccttcgagaggctatgtaactattaagaacaatcatatttctttgattttcttgtcgtgcgagttattgacactacaaaaaaattataagattctattctattctttctcacagatggtgaggacccgtaccgggaggaccgatgatcaggcacccgagccccctgtcAGAGCTGCCAGAGGCCGGGGTAAAGGACGACCACAcggtgcagcccgagcacctgcgagatctgcgtcagaggagcccccagcagctccagctagagggccagcaccggagatccctaatactactccagccctccaggagactttagctcagttcttgagcatgttcaacactctagctcaggctggactatttacgatagctcccgctacatctcaggccggggaaaGGGCATAGACTCCCCcagcccgcactcctgagtagagggtccaggttgatcaggccccagagtatattcctatgcccccagtggctccggttcagcatgagaccaGGGTAGCTGCTTTTGAGGcagagcaactcagacttgagaggtacaagaagtaccacccacctactttcggcggactagcttcagatgatgctctgggtttcttgaggagtgtcatcgtattctccgcgctatgggcattgtggagacgagtggggtttctttcaccgctttccaggTGAAGGGAGcaacatatcagtggtggcgtgcttatgagctgagtagtccagACAAGGCAGcctcacttacttggactcagttttcagagatgttcttgcgtgagtatgtttcttagagcctcagggatgcttggcacGCAGATTTTGAACAGTTGCGTCAGGGTGCTGTGatcgtgtcagagtatgcagtccatttcagtgagttatctcgccatgcaccggctctggttgctacagtcagagagagggttcgtcgttTCATTAAGGGACTCTACCCCAGTATTTGGACCAGTATGgctagggagttggagatggacattacTTATCAGCAGGCAATGAGCATTGCCaagagagtggagggcatgttttcccgggacagagaggagagagaggccaagaggtctcgagaaaCTGGTCATTATTTAGGAGCTCGTGCACTagcagcacgctatggtaggggttttgtgagtcgccctgttcattcagctcttccagctgccagtcgtgttccagctcctcctagacctcaggagccctattatgcaccgccagtatccagtatgcctcctactcgaggtgctattaccggccagtccagcaggccaggCCCGAGTCAGTCCCAGCCACCGCgtcctccgagaggttgttttgagtatggtgacactcgtcacctggttagagattgccccagagccaggaggggtgcacctccacagacttatcagcctccacgtgctccaccgggttctccggccattcttccagcaccagctgctaccccacctcctcagccagcccgaggtggaggtcggggatgccctagaaggggaggccaggctagttactatgcccttcca from Nicotiana tabacum cultivar K326 chromosome 24, ASM71507v2, whole genome shotgun sequence includes:
- the LOC142161644 gene encoding uncharacterized protein LOC142161644 isoform X1; amino-acid sequence: MARELEMDITYQQAMSIAKRVEGMFSRDREEREAKRSRETGHYLGARALAARYGRGFVSRPVHSALPAASRVPAPPRPQEPYYAPPVSSMPPTRGAITGQSSRPGPSQSQPPRPPRGCFEYGDTRHLVRDCPRARRGAPPQTYQPPRAPPGSPAILPAPAATPPPQPARGGGRGCPRRGGQASYYALPARSEAVASDSVITGIVPICHRDASVLFDPGSMYSYVSSYFAPHLGISRDSLSSPVYVSTLMGDSLVVNRVYRSCLIALSGFETNADLLLLSMVDFDVILGMDWLSPHYAILDCHAKTVTLAMPGFPRLEWRGTLEYTPRKVISFLKAQ